From the genome of Candidatus Dadabacteria bacterium, one region includes:
- a CDS encoding CDGSH iron-sulfur domain-containing protein, whose translation MSEKIKIEIMDDGPLIVSDLELLEDGEGNGLAIKRKTALCRCGTSGNKPFCDGSHRKEGFKSSLTSGESSAPDKEGDAVIRSLKNGPYEVCGDIELCVEDDSGLSGDDPYYLCRCGASENKPFCDGSHKRIGFTDK comes from the coding sequence ATGAGTGAAAAAATCAAAATAGAGATCATGGATGACGGTCCCCTGATTGTAAGCGACCTCGAGTTGCTTGAAGACGGGGAAGGGAACGGACTTGCGATAAAAAGGAAAACCGCTCTTTGCCGCTGCGGGACCTCTGGAAACAAGCCGTTTTGCGACGGTTCGCACAGGAAAGAGGGGTTTAAGAGCAGCCTTACGTCTGGCGAATCTTCTGCTCCCGACAAGGAAGGGGACGCGGTTATAAGGTCGCTTAAAAACGGTCCCTACGAGGTTTGCGGAGATATTGAACTTTGCGTTGAGGATGATTCGGGGCTCTCGGGGGATGATCCTTATTATCTCTGCCGCTGTGGGGCTTCTGAGAACAAGCCGTTTTGCGACGGTTCGCACAAGCGGATCGGTTTCACTGACAAATAA
- a CDS encoding VWA domain-containing protein, which translates to MFLDFFLLLKNDGFPVTLKEYLTFLEALDRDVIGYDPTDFYYLSRCVMVKDERHLDRFDRLFAAYFRGAQLADTEQFMQIPLEWLRKNFENVLSEEDKQMIRSMGGLEELMERLREIFEKQKKRHQGGNRWIGTGGTSPYGAYGYNPAGVRIGQDGGRQRRAVKVWDKREFRDLDDSVELNVRNMKMALRKLRVLTREGVGEELDIEKTIDRTSKNAGLLDLEFVPSRKNNVKVLMFFDVGGSMEDHVELCSRLFSAAKHEFKHLEFYYFHNCIYEAVWKNNARRFSEKIPTFSVLNKYNGDYKCVIVGDASMSPWELVYPNGSVEHNNDEPGLLWLNRIKAKYPFTVWLNPVPQDEWRWTESIGMLNDFYEGNMFPLTLSGIKDAILALKRRPGHHGASRLPA; encoded by the coding sequence ATGTTTCTTGATTTCTTCCTGCTGCTTAAAAACGACGGATTTCCCGTCACCCTAAAAGAGTATCTTACTTTTCTCGAAGCCCTTGACCGCGACGTGATCGGTTACGACCCGACTGATTTCTACTATCTAAGCCGCTGCGTAATGGTGAAAGATGAGCGGCATCTGGACAGGTTCGACAGGCTTTTTGCCGCTTACTTCAGGGGGGCTCAGCTCGCCGATACCGAGCAGTTCATGCAGATTCCGCTTGAGTGGCTGCGCAAAAACTTTGAGAACGTCCTCTCCGAAGAGGATAAGCAGATGATCCGTTCCATGGGCGGGCTTGAAGAATTGATGGAGAGATTGAGGGAGATTTTCGAGAAGCAGAAAAAACGCCACCAAGGCGGGAACAGATGGATAGGCACGGGCGGCACTTCTCCCTATGGTGCATACGGTTACAATCCCGCCGGCGTTCGAATAGGGCAGGACGGAGGCAGGCAGAGGCGGGCCGTCAAGGTGTGGGACAAAAGAGAGTTTCGCGATCTTGACGATTCGGTGGAATTAAACGTGAGGAACATGAAAATGGCCCTTAGAAAGCTCAGGGTTCTTACGAGAGAGGGGGTGGGGGAGGAGCTTGACATTGAAAAGACGATCGACAGGACTTCGAAAAACGCGGGGCTGCTTGACCTTGAGTTTGTTCCCTCACGCAAGAACAACGTCAAGGTTCTTATGTTCTTCGACGTCGGAGGTTCAATGGAAGATCATGTCGAGCTTTGCTCAAGGCTTTTCTCTGCCGCCAAGCATGAGTTCAAGCACCTTGAATTCTACTACTTCCACAACTGCATATACGAAGCCGTATGGAAAAATAACGCAAGACGCTTCAGCGAGAAGATTCCCACCTTTTCGGTACTCAACAAATACAACGGCGACTACAAGTGCGTTATAGTCGGTGACGCCTCCATGTCCCCGTGGGAGCTTGTGTATCCCAACGGAAGCGTTGAACACAATAACGATGAGCCGGGCCTTCTGTGGCTTAACAGGATAAAGGCGAAATATCCTTTTACAGTGTGGCTTAACCCCGTGCCACAAGATGAGTGGAGGTGGACTGAAAGCATAGGCATGCTAAACGATTTTTACGAAGGCAACATGTTTCCCCTAACGCTCTCGGGTATAAAAGACGCTATTCTGGCTCTCAAGCGGCGCCCCGGCCACCACGGTGCGTCGAGACTCCCGGCGTGA
- a CDS encoding acetyl-CoA C-acetyltransferase: MEKVVLSEPLRTAIGTFGGRLKDVSAVDLGTAVVKEIINRASLPPEQVNDCIMGNILGAGQGQNPARQVSINSGLKAETPAITVNRVCGSGLQSVVNAAQAIKSGDCECIVAGGMESMSVAPFYLRKARWGYKMSTPSDELVDGILCDGLMDAFNDYHMGVTAENLAERYEISRERQDEFAYSSQMKAKAAMEGGKFTSQIVSVSVPGRRGSSVQFDTDEHPRPDVTLENISKLRPVFKKDGTVTAANSSGINDGAAALIVTSESKAEKLGLNPLGSIKSYAISGVDPAIMGIGPVPAMRMALDKAGLGIDDIDLVELNEAFAAQSLAVLSDFPIAEEKLNINGGAIALGHPVGATGAVLLVKLLHEFENIRPGGYGMVSLCMGGGMGIAMIVEKM, from the coding sequence ATGGAAAAGGTTGTGCTTTCAGAGCCCCTTAGAACCGCGATAGGGACGTTCGGAGGAAGGCTTAAGGATGTCTCCGCGGTTGATCTCGGGACGGCGGTCGTAAAGGAGATTATAAACAGGGCGTCCCTGCCGCCCGAACAGGTGAATGACTGCATAATGGGCAACATACTGGGAGCGGGACAAGGGCAGAATCCGGCGAGGCAGGTATCGATTAATTCCGGATTAAAAGCTGAGACCCCCGCGATTACCGTTAACAGGGTCTGTGGTTCGGGCCTTCAGTCCGTCGTGAATGCCGCCCAGGCTATAAAGTCCGGCGACTGCGAATGCATTGTGGCGGGAGGGATGGAAAGCATGAGCGTGGCTCCCTTCTATCTTCGGAAAGCCAGGTGGGGATACAAGATGTCAACGCCTTCCGATGAGCTTGTGGACGGAATTCTGTGCGACGGGCTAATGGATGCGTTTAACGATTACCACATGGGAGTTACGGCGGAGAACCTTGCGGAGAGATATGAAATATCAAGGGAGCGCCAGGACGAGTTCGCTTACTCAAGCCAGATGAAAGCCAAAGCCGCGATGGAGGGCGGGAAATTCACCTCCCAGATAGTTTCGGTGTCTGTTCCCGGGCGAAGGGGCAGTTCCGTTCAGTTTGACACTGACGAGCATCCGAGGCCGGACGTTACGCTTGAGAATATCTCGAAGCTAAGACCGGTTTTCAAGAAAGACGGCACGGTGACCGCGGCAAACTCATCGGGCATTAACGACGGAGCCGCCGCCCTGATCGTCACGTCTGAGAGCAAGGCGGAAAAACTGGGTCTGAATCCGCTTGGGTCGATTAAGTCCTACGCAATTTCCGGTGTTGACCCTGCGATCATGGGGATCGGTCCGGTTCCCGCAATGCGCATGGCTCTTGACAAAGCCGGGCTCGGAATCGACGATATCGATCTGGTTGAACTCAACGAAGCCTTCGCGGCGCAGTCCCTTGCCGTATTGAGCGATTTTCCCATTGCGGAGGAGAAACTGAACATAAACGGCGGAGCCATAGCGCTCGGGCACCCGGTGGGGGCCACGGGGGCGGTGCTGCTCGTAAAACTTCTTCATGAATTTGAAAACATCCGCCCCGGCGGGTACGGAATGGTTTCTCTGTGCATGGGAGGTGGCATGGGTATAGCAATGATTGTCGAAAAAATGTAA
- a CDS encoding glutamine--tRNA ligase/YqeY domain fusion protein, translating into MKSKTDKDGSPESEDFIRARIRSDLQAGIAKPVTRFPPEPNGYLHIGHAKSICLNFGIAEEFGGTCNLRFDDTNPSKEDVRYEEAIKEDVRWLGFDWEDRTYYASDYFEQLYEYALRLISEGKAYVDDLSAEEIREYRGTLSEPGRESPSRERSVEENLKLFRAMRDGDFDDGQYVLRAKIDMASGNINMRDPVMYRIMKESHARTEDYWSIYPMYDWAHGQSDSIEGITHSLCTLEFEDHRPLYDWFIAQLGIYHSQQIEFARLNLSYTVLSKRNLMKLVSEGYVSGWDDPRMPTISGLRRRGYTPESIRDFCRKIGITKQDSLIDVELLEHSVREDLNKRAQRVMAVLDPLKVVIINYPEDAEEELEAVNNPEDPSMGKRKVPFSKELFIERDDFMEDPPKKFYRLSPGSEVRLRYAYIVRCVGFERDPTTGEVTEVHCEYDPETRGGSAPDGRKVRGTIHWVCAKNASRVTVRLYDRLFTVPNPMADKQREFTEFLNPDSLQVLEDCVAEPALVNVNNPRGINYQFERKGYFILDSVDSASGAPVFNRTVSLRDSWSRRSEGKRV; encoded by the coding sequence ATGAAATCGAAGACGGACAAAGACGGATCTCCGGAATCCGAGGATTTCATAAGAGCCAGGATAAGAAGCGATCTTCAGGCCGGTATCGCAAAGCCCGTCACCCGTTTCCCCCCCGAGCCCAACGGCTATCTCCATATAGGCCATGCGAAATCCATATGTCTTAATTTCGGTATAGCCGAGGAATTCGGCGGAACATGCAACCTGCGCTTTGACGATACAAACCCCTCAAAGGAAGACGTAAGATATGAGGAGGCTATCAAGGAAGACGTCAGGTGGCTCGGGTTTGACTGGGAAGACAGGACCTATTACGCCTCTGATTATTTCGAGCAGCTCTATGAATACGCCCTTAGGCTGATAAGCGAGGGGAAGGCCTACGTGGACGATCTGAGCGCTGAGGAAATAAGAGAATACCGGGGAACGCTTTCGGAACCCGGCAGGGAGAGCCCTTCAAGGGAGAGATCTGTTGAGGAGAACCTTAAGCTTTTCCGGGCTATGAGAGACGGGGATTTCGACGATGGACAGTACGTGCTTCGGGCGAAAATAGACATGGCTTCGGGCAATATTAACATGCGCGACCCGGTCATGTACCGGATAATGAAGGAGTCCCATGCCCGTACCGAGGATTACTGGTCCATTTATCCGATGTATGACTGGGCCCACGGACAGAGCGACTCCATTGAGGGCATCACACATTCGCTCTGCACTCTTGAGTTTGAGGACCACCGGCCTCTTTACGACTGGTTTATCGCCCAGCTAGGCATATATCATTCCCAGCAGATTGAGTTCGCGAGGCTCAACCTCAGCTACACGGTTCTCAGCAAGAGAAACCTCATGAAGCTGGTTTCCGAGGGATACGTAAGCGGGTGGGACGATCCCAGGATGCCCACGATCTCGGGGTTGCGCAGAAGAGGGTACACGCCTGAGTCGATAAGGGATTTCTGCCGGAAAATAGGCATCACGAAGCAGGACAGCCTAATAGACGTGGAGCTTCTTGAGCACAGCGTAAGGGAGGATCTTAACAAGAGGGCGCAGAGGGTTATGGCGGTGCTTGACCCGCTGAAAGTGGTGATAATCAATTATCCCGAAGACGCAGAAGAGGAGCTCGAAGCGGTAAACAATCCGGAAGATCCCTCCATGGGAAAAAGAAAAGTCCCTTTCTCAAAAGAGCTTTTCATTGAAAGGGATGATTTCATGGAGGATCCTCCGAAAAAGTTCTACAGGCTCTCCCCCGGTTCCGAAGTGCGCCTGCGCTACGCCTACATAGTGAGGTGCGTGGGTTTTGAGCGCGACCCGACGACCGGAGAGGTAACTGAGGTTCACTGTGAATACGACCCCGAAACAAGAGGCGGGAGCGCGCCTGACGGAAGGAAGGTAAGAGGCACCATACACTGGGTTTGTGCGAAAAACGCCTCGAGGGTGACCGTAAGGCTCTACGACAGACTTTTTACCGTTCCCAATCCTATGGCCGACAAACAGAGGGAATTCACCGAATTTCTAAATCCCGATTCACTGCAGGTCCTTGAAGACTGCGTGGCCGAACCGGCTCTTGTGAATGTGAACAATCCGCGGGGGATTAACTACCAGTTTGAGAGGAAGGGATATTTCATCCTTGATTCCGTGGATTCGGCTTCTGGCGCGCCCGTTTTTAACAGGACGGTTTCTCTTAGGGATTCATGGAGCCGCCGCTCGGAGGGCAAAAGGGTCTGA
- a CDS encoding thioredoxin family protein yields MVKTLSTMIPLGSEAPDFRLPDVVSGGELSLGDLKSDVATVLMFICNHCPYVKHLQDGLVEVADEYISKGVSFIAINSNDVENYPDDSPERMKEVAEEKGYSFPYLFDETQEIAKAYDAACTPDFFVYDRDLKCIYRGQFDDSRPGNGKPVTGKDMRMALDSIIAGQAIEWEQIPSIGCNIKWK; encoded by the coding sequence ATGGTTAAGACTCTATCGACGATGATTCCCTTGGGGAGCGAGGCTCCTGACTTCCGATTGCCGGATGTTGTAAGCGGCGGCGAACTGTCGCTTGGCGATCTCAAGTCGGATGTTGCCACGGTTCTTATGTTTATATGCAACCACTGTCCTTACGTAAAGCACCTGCAGGATGGGCTGGTGGAAGTTGCCGATGAGTACATTTCCAAGGGAGTTTCCTTCATAGCGATAAATTCAAACGACGTTGAGAACTATCCTGACGATTCTCCCGAGAGGATGAAGGAAGTCGCAGAGGAAAAGGGATACTCGTTTCCCTATCTGTTCGATGAGACGCAGGAAATCGCCAAGGCCTATGACGCCGCCTGCACCCCCGACTTTTTCGTTTACGACCGCGACCTGAAGTGCATATACAGGGGGCAGTTTGACGACTCAAGACCCGGGAACGGAAAACCGGTTACCGGAAAGGATATGCGTATGGCACTCGACTCCATTATAGCGGGCCAGGCAATTGAATGGGAGCAGATTCCGAGCATCGGGTGCAACATAAAATGGAAATAG
- a CDS encoding GNAT family N-acetyltransferase — protein MKEVTVRKATGDDAEAMALILREIGWSERRNSLSLEEVSSPIRDLILQADGDPEGHTMYVACDSGGRVLGFTTVHWVPFVMLGSYEGYVSDLFVSPSASGMGAGSRLIEAVMEEGKKRDVYRLMVTNGKDKPSYLRGFYRKKGWTERPKVANFTYYYKEPWS, from the coding sequence TTGAAAGAAGTCACCGTAAGAAAAGCCACGGGCGACGATGCGGAGGCGATGGCCCTGATACTGAGAGAGATCGGCTGGTCCGAGAGAAGGAACTCCCTTTCACTTGAGGAAGTGTCGTCTCCGATCCGGGATCTCATACTTCAAGCAGACGGAGATCCGGAAGGACACACCATGTACGTCGCATGTGATTCCGGGGGAAGGGTCCTCGGGTTCACCACCGTTCACTGGGTACCGTTCGTTATGCTCGGAAGCTACGAGGGCTACGTCTCGGATCTGTTCGTAAGTCCTTCGGCAAGCGGAATGGGGGCGGGGAGCCGCCTTATCGAGGCAGTTATGGAAGAGGGTAAAAAAAGGGATGTCTACCGTCTGATGGTGACCAACGGCAAGGACAAGCCATCGTATCTGCGGGGCTTTTACAGAAAAAAAGGGTGGACGGAACGGCCGAAGGTTGCTAACTTTACCTACTACTACAAGGAGCCTTGGTCTTAA
- a CDS encoding enoyl-CoA hydratase/isomerase family protein, with protein MSWEIERIGDVAVVRMNSNPMNVMGEGFFSDLEEAFTTLESDHTESPVVLTSSQRAFSAGLDLKYHLSLFTAGDEEEIWQWYERFRGALLRVFTYERPVVAAVNGHAIAGGLILALCCDYRVCVDSGARFGLNEITIGFPIPSAIAQIVLYVLGTAIAQQVMTTGFLYEPRDAVRLGFFDESHEADKLFSHCVEFAGQYGPSLIPGYAFSKKALRREVVANIEGACTEVDRELPKILRSPGVLESLGALVEALGKKKK; from the coding sequence ATGAGCTGGGAAATTGAAAGAATTGGTGACGTCGCGGTCGTGCGCATGAACTCAAACCCGATGAACGTCATGGGCGAAGGCTTCTTCAGCGATCTTGAAGAGGCTTTCACGACGCTTGAGAGCGATCACACGGAAAGCCCGGTGGTGCTTACCTCTTCTCAGAGGGCTTTTTCCGCCGGTCTTGATCTTAAGTACCATCTTTCGCTTTTTACCGCTGGGGACGAAGAGGAAATCTGGCAGTGGTACGAGCGTTTTCGCGGCGCTTTGCTCCGGGTCTTTACTTATGAAAGACCTGTTGTGGCTGCGGTAAACGGTCACGCGATAGCGGGTGGACTTATACTGGCTCTCTGCTGCGATTACAGGGTATGCGTTGATTCAGGAGCAAGATTCGGTCTTAATGAAATCACCATAGGTTTTCCCATTCCTTCGGCGATAGCCCAGATCGTGCTTTACGTGCTGGGTACGGCAATTGCGCAGCAGGTCATGACAACAGGTTTTCTTTACGAACCCCGCGACGCCGTCAGACTCGGTTTTTTCGATGAAAGCCACGAAGCGGACAAGCTTTTTTCTCACTGCGTTGAGTTCGCGGGGCAGTACGGCCCGTCGCTTATTCCCGGTTACGCCTTCTCTAAAAAGGCTCTTCGCCGCGAGGTCGTGGCGAATATAGAAGGAGCTTGTACCGAAGTTGACAGGGAACTCCCCAAAATTCTGCGCAGCCCGGGGGTTTTGGAGAGCCTCGGGGCTCTGGTTGAAGCCTTGGGAAAAAAGAAAAAATGA
- the purU gene encoding formyltetrahydrofolate deformylase — protein sequence MPKKQEEAILLVHSPDRPGLVHAVTNFIFEYGGNIHALQHCVDTNDMVTFIRAKWGMDGFTLSREETEEVFREKVAKKLDMKFEVFFTGDIPRMAVFVSKLPHCLSDIIYRLRAREWDVEMPLVISNHPDLRDVAGLHGADFYVFEDVKDNKEAVEAEQLELLHRYDVDFIVLARYMQIFTENFVSHYPNRIMNIHHSFLPAFPGARPYHSAYERGVKVVGATCHYVTEELDSGPIIEQDVIKVNYDDSIDDLKRKGQDLEKLVLSNAIWSHINREILIYKNRTIVFNK from the coding sequence ATGCCGAAAAAACAGGAAGAAGCAATTCTGCTAGTGCACTCCCCGGATCGCCCTGGTCTTGTTCACGCGGTCACCAACTTTATATTCGAATACGGGGGTAATATCCACGCGTTGCAGCATTGTGTTGACACGAACGACATGGTGACCTTTATCCGGGCCAAGTGGGGGATGGACGGCTTTACTCTCTCCCGCGAGGAGACGGAGGAGGTTTTCCGCGAGAAAGTGGCGAAGAAACTCGACATGAAATTTGAGGTTTTCTTTACGGGAGACATCCCGCGCATGGCGGTTTTCGTTTCCAAGCTTCCCCACTGCCTCTCGGACATAATTTACAGACTCCGCGCCAGGGAATGGGACGTTGAGATGCCCCTTGTGATAAGCAATCATCCGGATCTCAGGGATGTGGCGGGTCTTCATGGAGCAGATTTCTACGTGTTCGAAGACGTAAAGGACAACAAGGAAGCAGTGGAGGCAGAGCAGCTTGAGCTTCTTCACCGCTACGATGTGGATTTCATAGTGCTTGCAAGATATATGCAGATTTTTACCGAGAATTTCGTATCGCATTACCCCAACAGAATAATGAATATCCATCATTCGTTTCTTCCGGCCTTTCCCGGTGCGCGTCCTTATCACTCCGCGTATGAAAGGGGGGTTAAGGTGGTCGGAGCAACCTGTCATTACGTAACCGAGGAGCTCGATTCGGGACCCATAATAGAGCAGGATGTCATAAAGGTTAACTATGATGATTCAATAGACGACCTCAAGAGAAAGGGGCAGGATCTTGAGAAGCTTGTTCTTTCAAACGCGATCTGGTCCCATATAAACCGGGAGATTTTGATTTACAAAAACAGGACAATCGTATTCAATAAGTAG
- a CDS encoding MoxR family ATPase, which translates to MKFKGTNDYIATNDLAVAVNAAITLERPLLVKGEPGTGKTMLAFEVAKALGKQLITWHIKSTTTAQQGLYEYDAVARFRDSQLGDERVNDISNYIKKGKLWEAFESPEQVVLLIDEIDKADIEFPNDLLLELDRMEFYCYELKKTVKAVKRVIVIITSNNEKELPDAFLRRCFFHYIAFPDRKTLEKIVKVHYPDLERKLMNNALTLFYSVREIDGLKKKPSTSELIDWIKLLAADRVAAGELPGVDIEESLPPYSGALIKNEADYEMLEAIRRRFRR; encoded by the coding sequence ATGAAGTTCAAAGGCACAAACGATTACATAGCTACAAACGACTTAGCCGTGGCCGTTAACGCGGCCATTACGCTTGAGCGTCCGCTACTTGTTAAGGGCGAACCGGGAACGGGCAAGACCATGCTCGCGTTTGAGGTCGCAAAAGCCCTTGGAAAGCAACTTATAACCTGGCACATAAAGTCCACCACAACTGCGCAGCAAGGCCTCTACGAATACGACGCCGTCGCCAGGTTTCGCGACTCGCAACTCGGAGACGAGAGGGTAAACGATATCTCGAACTACATAAAGAAAGGAAAGCTCTGGGAGGCTTTCGAGAGTCCTGAACAGGTAGTGCTTCTGATTGACGAGATAGACAAGGCGGACATAGAGTTTCCAAACGATCTTCTTTTGGAGCTCGACAGGATGGAGTTTTACTGCTACGAGCTCAAAAAAACCGTAAAGGCGGTTAAGAGAGTCATAGTGATAATTACCTCGAATAACGAAAAGGAACTTCCGGATGCCTTTTTGAGAAGGTGCTTTTTTCACTACATAGCTTTTCCCGACCGCAAGACTCTTGAGAAAATAGTTAAGGTGCATTACCCCGATCTCGAGCGAAAACTCATGAATAACGCGCTCACCCTCTTTTATTCCGTAAGGGAGATTGACGGTCTCAAGAAAAAGCCCTCCACGAGCGAACTTATAGACTGGATAAAACTGCTTGCGGCCGACCGCGTGGCCGCTGGTGAGCTCCCGGGAGTGGATATTGAAGAGAGCCTTCCTCCTTACTCGGGTGCGCTTATCAAGAACGAGGCGGACTACGAGATGCTCGAGGCGATTAGGCGAAGATTCAGAAGGTAG